The Aliivibrio fischeri genome contains a region encoding:
- a CDS encoding DUF1365 domain-containing protein encodes MSVHQADLIHSCIYHGDVRHRRFQTREHSFSYEMFFIALDLDELEQTESVGWFRKNRFSPLSFRRSDYLGKAEQPLKQAVWDKVEELGGLSLQTRVLFVGQVRCFGVYFSPINLYYCYDKNDQLTYLLAEVSNTPWNQTHYYLIEMDSDKIIDKAFHVSPFLNLEMKYHWFVKAPNKHLSLHLENRGLDKNQEKIFDATISMTRKPFNSKNIKQQVISIPMMTVKIVYGIYWQALKLCLKRIPFVPHPEK; translated from the coding sequence ATGAGTGTGCATCAAGCAGATTTGATCCATTCCTGTATTTATCACGGTGATGTTAGACATCGCCGTTTTCAAACTCGTGAGCACAGTTTTAGCTATGAAATGTTTTTTATTGCTTTAGATCTTGATGAGTTAGAGCAAACAGAGTCCGTTGGGTGGTTTAGGAAAAATCGCTTTTCACCGTTGTCATTTCGCCGTTCAGATTATCTTGGTAAGGCAGAGCAACCGTTAAAACAAGCGGTGTGGGATAAAGTGGAAGAGCTTGGTGGTTTATCACTTCAAACACGAGTTTTATTTGTTGGCCAAGTACGCTGTTTTGGCGTCTATTTTAGTCCAATTAATTTGTATTATTGTTACGACAAAAATGACCAATTGACTTATTTGTTAGCGGAAGTGAGTAATACGCCATGGAATCAAACCCATTATTATTTAATCGAAATGGATTCCGATAAAATCATTGATAAAGCTTTTCATGTCTCGCCATTTTTAAACTTAGAGATGAAATATCATTGGTTCGTTAAAGCCCCCAATAAACACCTCTCATTGCATTTAGAAAATCGTGGTCTGGATAAAAACCAAGAAAAAATCTTTGATGCGACCATTTCGATGACAAGAAAGCCATTTAATTCAAAAAATATTAAACAACAAGTGATCTCAATTCCGATGATGACCGTAAAGATAGTATATGGAATTTACTGGCAGGCACTGAAATTATGCTTAAAACGAATACCGTTTGTGCCTCATCCAGAAAAGTAG
- a CDS encoding FAD-dependent oxidoreductase: MKKIAVVGTGISGLVCAHLLSREHQVTVFEANDYIGGHTATKTVKAEGKEWDIDTGFIVFNNRTYPNFIELLTQLGLSGQETEMSFSVKNVISGLEYNGHNLNTLFAQRSNIFNTKFLSLISEILRFNKQCKALWHKEHIDADCTLGDMLHEDGYSTYFAEHYILPMGAAIWSSSLQDMKSFPLHFFVRFFHNHGLLDIANRPQWYVIPNGSYSYIAPLIESFKDNIHLNSPVTGVVRHDNGVTLTIDNQHEHEFDEVILACHSDQSLAMLTDISEQEKEVLSKLTYQENEVVLHTDESLLPMQKRAWAAWNYHLDVTDKNRPSSVTYNMNILQGLETKETTFCVTLNNSPLIHKDKILGMYKYDHPVFNLDTLEAQQRREEVCGHNHTHFAGAYWYNGFHEDGVRSALDVCQRFGISL; encoded by the coding sequence ATGAAAAAAATTGCCGTAGTTGGAACAGGTATTTCGGGCTTAGTTTGTGCACATTTATTAAGTCGAGAGCATCAAGTTACTGTATTTGAAGCCAATGATTACATTGGTGGGCATACTGCAACAAAAACAGTAAAAGCAGAAGGAAAAGAGTGGGATATTGATACTGGATTTATCGTTTTTAATAATAGAACTTATCCAAATTTTATTGAGCTGTTAACTCAACTTGGCTTATCTGGGCAAGAAACAGAAATGAGTTTTAGTGTAAAAAACGTGATCTCAGGTTTGGAATATAATGGACATAATTTAAATACGTTATTTGCTCAACGTTCAAATATTTTTAATACTAAATTTCTCTCATTGATTAGCGAAATTCTACGTTTTAATAAACAATGTAAAGCTTTATGGCATAAAGAGCATATTGATGCTGACTGTACCTTGGGTGATATGCTGCACGAAGATGGTTACAGTACCTATTTTGCTGAGCATTATATCTTACCGATGGGAGCCGCAATTTGGTCATCTAGCCTGCAAGATATGAAAAGCTTCCCGTTGCATTTCTTTGTTCGTTTTTTCCATAATCATGGGTTATTGGACATAGCAAATCGTCCACAATGGTATGTTATTCCTAATGGTTCGTATTCTTATATCGCCCCTTTGATTGAGTCATTTAAAGATAATATCCATCTTAACAGTCCAGTTACTGGTGTGGTTCGTCATGATAATGGAGTGACATTAACCATTGATAATCAGCATGAGCATGAATTTGATGAGGTGATTTTAGCTTGTCATAGTGACCAATCGCTAGCGATGCTAACGGATATTTCAGAGCAAGAAAAAGAAGTTCTGTCTAAACTGACTTATCAAGAGAATGAAGTGGTGCTGCATACGGATGAAAGCTTGTTACCTATGCAAAAGCGAGCATGGGCAGCATGGAATTATCATTTGGATGTGACCGACAAAAATCGTCCTTCTAGCGTGACCTATAATATGAATATTCTTCAAGGTCTAGAAACCAAAGAAACCACCTTTTGCGTGACGTTGAATAATTCACCGCTTATTCATAAAGACAAAATATTAGGAATGTATAAATACGATCATCCAGTATTTAATTTAGATACATTAGAAGCTCAGCAACGTAGAGAAGAAGTGTGTGGACATAATCATACACACTTTGCTGGTGCTTATTGGTACAACGGATTCCATGAAGATGGAGTAAGAAGTGCGTTAGATGTGTGCCAACGCTTTGGGATAAGTTTATGA
- a CDS encoding SDR family NAD(P)-dependent oxidoreductase produces MRNVLITGATSGIGLSLVEKYLQAGDKVYACGRNFQAYLKSSSLIDAEKSDKLVKIVFDMNHHDAIIDVLTEVESLDIAILNAGTCEYIDDAMGFDAELFERVINTNVISIGYCLQALLPKMKQKGHLALMGSSAAFVPFQRAEAYGASKAAIHYLAQSLQLDIPKERLTISVIAPGFVKTPLTDKNDFPMPMLIEPDKAADHIINGINNNKQHIHFPFPFTRFLILMGALPSCIWQWMALRMKRK; encoded by the coding sequence ATGAGAAATGTATTAATCACAGGAGCCACTTCCGGAATTGGACTTTCTTTAGTTGAAAAATACCTACAAGCAGGTGACAAAGTATATGCGTGTGGTCGTAATTTCCAAGCGTACCTAAAATCATCGTCGCTTATTGATGCAGAGAAGAGTGATAAGTTAGTTAAAATTGTATTTGATATGAATCACCATGATGCAATTATAGATGTACTTACCGAGGTTGAGTCTTTAGATATTGCGATTCTTAATGCTGGCACCTGTGAATACATTGATGATGCAATGGGATTTGACGCTGAGCTATTTGAGCGAGTTATCAATACTAATGTGATATCTATAGGTTATTGCTTGCAAGCGTTACTTCCTAAAATGAAACAAAAAGGTCATCTTGCATTAATGGGATCAAGTGCTGCTTTTGTTCCCTTTCAACGTGCTGAAGCTTACGGAGCAAGTAAGGCTGCTATTCATTATTTAGCGCAATCACTGCAATTGGATATACCAAAAGAAAGATTAACCATCAGTGTTATCGCCCCTGGTTTTGTAAAAACACCATTAACAGATAAAAATGATTTCCCCATGCCAATGTTGATAGAGCCGGATAAAGCCGCAGATCACATTATTAATGGAATTAATAACAATAAACAACACATTCATTTTCCATTTCCTTTTACTCGTTTTCTCATCTTGATGGGGGCACTTCCTTCGTGTATTTGGCAATGGATGGCTTTAAGGATGAAACGAAAATGA
- a CDS encoding nuclear transport factor 2 family protein: MDHSGFIQKFIALYGGLNKHTLHHLSEIYSYDVQFIDAVHEINGIDELTDYFTHLYTNLIECKFTIHHVIEDINLTQGEATLFWTMNYKHPKIGKGKSISVEGVSHIKFNDKVFYHRDFLDMGQMVYEHLPLIGPMVKFIKKRVQA; encoded by the coding sequence ATGGATCATTCTGGCTTTATTCAAAAATTTATCGCTTTATACGGCGGGCTAAACAAACATACACTGCATCATCTCTCAGAAATCTATTCTTATGATGTTCAGTTCATTGATGCTGTTCACGAAATTAATGGAATTGATGAACTAACCGACTACTTCACGCATCTGTACACGAATCTTATTGAATGTAAATTTACCATCCATCATGTAATTGAAGATATTAATTTAACACAAGGTGAAGCGACGCTTTTTTGGACAATGAATTATAAACATCCAAAAATAGGTAAAGGTAAAAGCATCAGTGTTGAAGGTGTCTCTCATATTAAATTCAATGATAAAGTTTTTTATCACAGAGATTTTCTTGATATGGGACAAATGGTTTACGAGCATTTGCCTCTTATTGGCCCTATGGTTAAGTTCATTAAAAAGAGGGTGCAAGCATGA
- a CDS encoding ChrR family anti-sigma-E factor: protein MNKITYHPKDELLSSHANGDLPESLAVAISLHCELCSQCQKKLDAITNRLASKTWDSTASKEEKEANEKASDSDGFDSMLANIMALEIEPTHLAPEPVYTLFIDDKEYQLPYILHRYDNLKWNHLGAVSRTRLNEEQDTRSNLLHIKPGGEIPHHTHKGFELTLLLDGSFEDESGHYQKGDFIWLDASNSHSPKTSEGCLCYTVQNAPLYFKQGLSKLFNPIGNLLY from the coding sequence ATGAATAAGATCACTTACCATCCCAAAGATGAGCTTTTGAGTTCTCATGCAAATGGTGATTTACCCGAATCATTAGCGGTGGCTATTTCGTTACACTGTGAATTATGTTCACAGTGTCAAAAGAAACTTGATGCTATTACCAATCGTCTTGCGAGCAAAACATGGGATTCAACAGCCAGTAAAGAAGAAAAAGAAGCCAATGAGAAAGCAAGTGACAGTGATGGTTTCGACTCCATGCTAGCTAATATCATGGCATTAGAAATAGAGCCTACTCATTTAGCCCCAGAGCCTGTATACACATTATTTATTGATGATAAAGAATACCAGCTTCCTTACATTTTACATCGATACGACAACTTAAAATGGAACCATTTAGGTGCAGTGAGTCGAACTCGTTTAAATGAGGAACAAGACACTCGTTCTAACTTGCTTCATATTAAGCCCGGTGGTGAAATTCCTCATCATACTCACAAAGGATTTGAGTTAACCCTATTACTCGATGGCAGCTTTGAAGATGAATCCGGTCATTATCAAAAAGGGGATTTTATTTGGCTAGACGCATCAAATAGTCACAGCCCTAAAACGTCAGAAGGTTGCTTGTGTTACACGGTTCAAAATGCACCACTATACTTTAAACAAGGGTTAAGTAAGTTATTCAATCCAATTGGAAATTTATTGTATTAG
- a CDS encoding sigma-70 family RNA polymerase sigma factor has translation MHIQQVEVVTRVSIADRPNSDKDSSVQIDSWLRKVGETQDKVAFAELFKWFAPKIKMYGLKRFNDQSLAMDLVQETMTLVWRKATLFNRSKGNASGWIFTIMRNHSFDMLRKIQTNKEDTISEDLWPLYDKQVETNSVDFLENKNLEKALMLLPLPQRIVIEGLYVQGLTQQELSEQLAEPIGTIKSRLRLALTKLRQEYEHE, from the coding sequence ATGCATATTCAACAGGTAGAGGTTGTCACTCGAGTGAGCATTGCAGATAGACCGAACAGTGACAAAGACAGTTCGGTTCAAATAGATTCTTGGTTAAGAAAAGTCGGTGAGACGCAAGATAAAGTTGCATTCGCTGAGCTTTTTAAGTGGTTTGCTCCTAAGATCAAAATGTATGGTTTAAAACGATTTAATGATCAAAGTCTAGCAATGGACTTAGTTCAAGAAACTATGACGTTAGTTTGGCGAAAAGCCACATTATTCAACCGTAGCAAAGGCAATGCCTCAGGTTGGATTTTTACTATTATGCGTAACCATAGTTTCGATATGTTAAGAAAAATTCAAACTAATAAAGAAGATACAATTAGTGAGGATTTGTGGCCACTATACGACAAACAAGTTGAAACCAATTCGGTCGATTTCCTCGAGAATAAGAACCTTGAAAAAGCACTTATGCTATTGCCATTACCTCAACGAATTGTTATTGAAGGACTATATGTGCAAGGGCTAACTCAGCAAGAGTTATCTGAACAGCTTGCAGAGCCAATAGGAACGATAAAATCTCGATTACGCTTAGCGTTAACTAAATTGCGTCAGGAGTATGAGCATGAATAA
- a CDS encoding cytochrome c encodes MKKFILLLLISFSASVYSYEYGDPVKGKVKAPSCIFCHGETGKASNSAYPNLDMQNEMYLYLSMKSYQNDERKGPLAQMMKAQLQRLNDQDLRDIAAFYANASKSKNK; translated from the coding sequence ATGAAAAAATTCATTCTGCTTCTTCTAATTTCATTTTCTGCATCTGTATACAGCTATGAATATGGTGATCCAGTAAAAGGAAAAGTAAAAGCGCCTAGTTGTATTTTCTGCCATGGTGAAACAGGTAAGGCAAGCAATAGTGCGTACCCTAATTTGGATATGCAAAATGAAATGTATCTATATTTATCGATGAAATCCTATCAAAACGATGAAAGGAAAGGCCCTCTAGCACAAATGATGAAGGCCCAATTACAACGATTAAATGATCAAGACTTAAGAGACATTGCCGCTTTCTATGCAAATGCATCTAAAAGCAAAAATAAATAA
- a CDS encoding 2OG-Fe dioxygenase family protein, translated as MYHSHEMSLQLTHLSHDAVHQLAPSFSGLPKTTHADGNYRLRRYSVIRIVNEKIIETNKHNFVQSEDINHFQGDVLREFEAIESGILHSDGMLEMCQIFMDLNDLPNGQEIEIHQMRIAAIYDETEIAPEGVHQDGFDHIAIIGIDRSNIDGGELLVYENSDETPFFKKILADGDVALVDDRKLWHNGKPIRLIDQQKEGHMDVFVLTAKDNVDEFHS; from the coding sequence ATGTATCACTCACACGAAATGTCATTACAGCTTACTCATTTGAGTCATGATGCTGTTCATCAACTTGCACCTTCCTTTTCTGGTCTTCCTAAAACAACCCATGCAGATGGTAATTATCGTTTACGACGGTATTCAGTTATCCGCATTGTTAATGAAAAAATCATCGAAACTAATAAGCATAATTTTGTTCAAAGCGAAGATATAAATCATTTTCAAGGTGATGTTCTTCGTGAGTTTGAAGCCATAGAGTCAGGTATTTTACATAGTGACGGTATGTTAGAAATGTGCCAGATCTTTATGGATTTAAATGATCTTCCAAATGGACAAGAAATTGAAATTCATCAAATGCGCATTGCTGCGATATATGATGAAACTGAAATAGCGCCAGAAGGTGTGCACCAAGATGGTTTCGACCACATTGCCATTATTGGTATTGATCGCTCCAATATAGACGGTGGAGAGTTATTGGTTTATGAAAATTCTGATGAAACCCCATTCTTTAAGAAGATCTTAGCCGATGGTGATGTGGCCCTTGTTGACGATAGAAAACTTTGGCACAACGGTAAACCAATCCGTTTAATTGATCAGCAGAAAGAAGGGCATATGGACGTTTTTGTTTTAACCGCTAAGGATAATGTTGATGAATTTCACTCCTAA
- a CDS encoding LysR family transcriptional regulator, translating into MDWIESVKSYIKVVEEGSFNAAAYQLNTSGSAISKRINWLEERVGVQLLTRTTRSVHQTEAGLLFYQRARLQLDQWQHLVDETRAINQTPAGLLKIGATLAVGSKFIIKYLDEFLATYPKIKVQLITTLPGQVPEHNVDVFISRELEQLNTFSYKATHLFEHHSGFFASKDYLDKYGTPNNINELKAHNMLIWGERPIKEIKLANNKRVTLRGNFATTNPEALFHAAKRGMGILLTSQQMVIDDLQSGALVPILPEITTDHTRVNAYYPTLDYEHTRTQLFIKYLKTKLS; encoded by the coding sequence ATGGATTGGATTGAGAGTGTAAAAAGCTATATTAAAGTCGTTGAAGAAGGCAGTTTTAATGCAGCAGCCTACCAACTAAATACTTCAGGTTCAGCAATTAGTAAACGTATTAATTGGCTTGAAGAGCGTGTTGGAGTTCAACTCTTAACACGAACCACACGTTCTGTTCATCAAACAGAAGCTGGTCTACTTTTTTATCAACGTGCAAGGTTACAGTTAGATCAATGGCAACATTTAGTTGATGAAACACGGGCTATAAACCAAACTCCAGCAGGCCTATTAAAAATCGGCGCAACGCTTGCAGTTGGATCCAAATTTATCATTAAATATCTTGATGAATTCTTAGCCACTTATCCAAAAATCAAAGTTCAACTAATTACGACTCTTCCAGGGCAAGTTCCTGAGCATAATGTCGATGTTTTTATCAGCCGTGAGTTAGAGCAACTCAATACGTTTAGCTACAAAGCCACGCATTTATTTGAGCATCACTCTGGTTTTTTCGCTTCTAAAGATTATCTCGATAAATATGGGACACCAAATAACATTAATGAACTGAAAGCACACAATATGCTCATTTGGGGTGAACGACCAATTAAAGAAATTAAGTTAGCAAACAATAAAAGAGTTACGTTACGTGGTAACTTTGCAACTACCAACCCTGAAGCATTATTCCATGCAGCAAAGCGAGGTATGGGGATATTATTAACCAGCCAGCAAATGGTTATAGATGATCTTCAATCTGGTGCATTAGTTCCTATTCTTCCAGAGATCACCACCGACCATACCAGAGTGAATGCTTATTACCCTACTTTGGATTATGAACATACGAGAACTCAATTATTCATTAAATATCTAAAAACTAAATTAAGTTGA
- a CDS encoding LysE family translocator, producing MNTAILWAFIPTFFFVSVTPGMCMTLALSLGMSIGYKRTLWMMIGELIGVALVAVSAVLGVAAIMLNYPWLFTIFKAIGASYLAYIGIQMWRSKGKLAMSGEQTEVVKGKDWDLVVQGFVTAIANPKGWAFMISLLPPFIDGNHAIAPQLLALVSIILMCEFLCMTLYAVGGKGLKRVLGQSNNVKIMNRIAGSLMIGVSVWLFMS from the coding sequence ATGAATACGGCAATTCTTTGGGCGTTCATTCCCACTTTCTTTTTTGTATCTGTAACTCCAGGTATGTGTATGACCTTAGCACTAAGCCTTGGAATGAGTATTGGATATAAACGTACACTTTGGATGATGATTGGAGAACTGATTGGTGTCGCACTTGTTGCTGTATCTGCCGTATTAGGCGTTGCTGCAATTATGCTGAATTATCCGTGGTTATTTACAATTTTTAAAGCCATTGGAGCGAGTTATCTAGCTTATATAGGTATACAAATGTGGCGCTCTAAGGGAAAACTCGCTATGTCAGGTGAGCAAACCGAAGTCGTGAAAGGTAAAGATTGGGATTTAGTTGTTCAGGGGTTTGTTACAGCGATTGCAAATCCGAAAGGTTGGGCATTTATGATATCTTTATTACCACCGTTTATTGATGGCAATCATGCAATTGCACCACAATTACTAGCTTTGGTCTCAATTATCTTGATGTGTGAATTTCTGTGTATGACACTTTATGCGGTTGGCGGGAAAGGGTTAAAACGTGTTCTTGGACAATCAAATAACGTCAAAATCATGAATAGAATTGCCGGTAGCTTGATGATTGGTGTTTCAGTATGGTTATTCATGAGCTAA
- a CDS encoding energy transducer TonB — MFRLLMALPIAVAISIALFSLMAWMVDNGNQAKPEASEQLSFTMMMVEPESEIQRRQRSVPEQPKPLEQPPEAKFSQSQSEVSSVMPVTPMSSSGLDTAINGLKISAPTFGSFKTNQQAMPLYRVEPKYPSRALKRRIEGYVIMSFSIDETGKPFAISVQEAKPKRLFDRDAMRALKQWKYQPKLVEGKAIIQQNQTVRLEFKLAE; from the coding sequence ATGTTTAGGTTATTAATGGCGTTGCCAATTGCTGTTGCCATTAGTATTGCTTTGTTTTCTTTAATGGCATGGATGGTTGATAATGGTAATCAAGCAAAGCCAGAGGCAAGTGAACAGTTAAGCTTTACCATGATGATGGTTGAACCGGAAAGTGAGATACAGCGTCGCCAACGTTCTGTACCAGAGCAGCCTAAACCATTAGAGCAGCCGCCAGAAGCAAAGTTTTCACAGTCTCAATCTGAAGTTTCTTCAGTGATGCCTGTGACACCAATGTCTTCATCTGGCTTAGATACCGCAATTAATGGTTTAAAAATTAGCGCCCCAACATTTGGAAGTTTTAAAACAAATCAGCAAGCGATGCCTTTGTATCGAGTTGAACCTAAATATCCAAGCCGTGCTTTAAAACGACGTATTGAAGGTTATGTGATTATGTCATTCTCTATTGATGAAACAGGGAAGCCATTTGCGATTTCTGTACAAGAAGCAAAGCCAAAACGACTATTTGATCGTGATGCGATGCGTGCGTTAAAACAGTGGAAATATCAGCCTAAGTTGGTCGAAGGAAAAGCGATTATTCAGCAAAACCAAACCGTAAGATTGGAGTTTAAATTAGCCGAATGA
- a CDS encoding biopolymer transporter ExbD, which yields MRLGRRDTKTEEAQIDLTSMLDIVFIMLIFFIVTSSFVRESGVEVNRPEASNVVSQKDAGIFVAINSSNDIYIDKRVVDVERVQATLEHLLLEQPEASLVIQADEHAYNGTVVKVMDAAKGAGVKQIALAAEKR from the coding sequence ATGAGACTCGGAAGACGTGATACAAAAACAGAAGAAGCACAAATCGATCTTACTTCCATGCTGGATATCGTATTTATTATGTTGATCTTTTTCATTGTAACCAGTTCGTTTGTACGTGAATCAGGGGTTGAGGTAAATCGACCAGAAGCATCGAATGTGGTTAGCCAGAAAGACGCAGGCATATTTGTTGCGATTAATTCATCAAATGACATTTATATCGATAAGAGAGTAGTAGATGTAGAGCGTGTGCAAGCCACTCTTGAACATTTGCTATTAGAGCAACCTGAAGCCTCATTAGTGATTCAAGCTGACGAACATGCTTATAACGGAACGGTTGTAAAAGTAATGGATGCTGCAAAAGGTGCTGGTGTTAAGCAAATCGCATTAGCAGCGGAGAAGCGATAA
- a CDS encoding MotA/TolQ/ExbB proton channel family protein: MVVSWLHNWLDTLMQFMEQGGHILWWLAAVVIVCWLFVVERVIYLFFYFPKRRQLWISQWHQREEHDSWHAHAIRDSWLNQAHIELNQHLNFIKWLVSICPMLGLLGTVTGMISVFDVMATLGSSQPKLMASGISLATLPTMAGMVAALAGLFVHARLSKTCRLRELKLEKSLRSPK, translated from the coding sequence ATGGTAGTGTCATGGCTACATAATTGGCTTGATACCTTAATGCAGTTTATGGAGCAGGGCGGACACATTCTGTGGTGGCTTGCTGCTGTTGTCATTGTATGTTGGTTGTTTGTCGTTGAGCGAGTAATTTACTTGTTTTTTTACTTTCCAAAGCGACGTCAATTATGGATCTCGCAATGGCATCAACGTGAAGAGCATGATTCTTGGCATGCCCATGCAATTCGAGATAGTTGGCTAAATCAAGCGCATATAGAACTTAATCAGCATTTGAATTTTATTAAATGGTTAGTGTCAATTTGCCCAATGCTTGGATTATTAGGCACAGTAACAGGAATGATTTCCGTGTTTGATGTGATGGCAACATTAGGCAGTAGCCAGCCTAAGCTAATGGCATCGGGTATTTCTTTAGCGACATTGCCTACAATGGCTGGAATGGTTGCAGCACTAGCTGGCTTATTTGTTCACGCTCGACTTTCAAAGACCTGCCGTTTACGTGAATTAAAACTTGAAAAATCATTAAGGAGTCCGAAATGA
- a CDS encoding MotA/TolQ/ExbB proton channel family protein translates to MNYVVKLLCIGLLSLSFTASAQSELTKSAQTHNKEQATHNAQRESGFKLTEKEYLAQKKALEERKRKVQNQIDMLAKTFSKNEGELAKQEEKLRLDTGSLGELFGVVRQAAKELESENQTSVTGADSTQYSQAVTSIVAAKTLPTLPQLTDLWLSMDEQIQASAELKETEVKVIDGEGNISPQLAYRIGSIGLISEQGYLHWDGKRQDATYYSKQPENGPRLNSLSELSEGNVETMIVDPSRGFMLDQLTLTPSLFERLQAGGVVGQIILTLLVIGLIIAIFRGSKLALVQQQIKKQLKTPETPTDNPLGRILSVYDEEKHRNVESLELRLLEAIVDEQQGLEKGLSMLKLLAALAPMLGLLGTVTGMIETFQVITQFGNGDPKVMAGGISMALVTTVLGLVAAMPLLFAHNILSTQAENVRSILEKQGIGLVAIQAEKQQAKSTVGNEI, encoded by the coding sequence ATGAATTATGTAGTAAAACTTCTTTGCATCGGTTTATTAAGTCTTTCGTTTACTGCGAGTGCTCAAAGTGAGTTAACAAAGAGTGCACAGACCCATAATAAAGAACAAGCAACACATAATGCTCAAAGAGAGTCTGGTTTTAAATTAACAGAGAAAGAATACTTAGCTCAAAAGAAAGCGCTAGAAGAGCGTAAACGCAAGGTTCAAAATCAAATCGATATGCTAGCTAAAACTTTCAGTAAAAATGAAGGTGAATTAGCTAAACAAGAAGAAAAACTACGCTTAGATACAGGGAGCTTAGGTGAGCTATTTGGCGTGGTTAGACAAGCGGCAAAAGAATTAGAAAGTGAAAACCAAACCAGTGTTACTGGAGCGGATAGCACGCAATATTCGCAGGCGGTCACAAGCATCGTTGCTGCAAAAACATTACCTACGTTACCTCAGTTAACGGATCTATGGCTAAGTATGGATGAGCAGATCCAAGCAAGTGCTGAATTAAAAGAAACAGAGGTAAAGGTGATTGATGGAGAAGGGAATATCTCTCCACAATTAGCGTACCGTATTGGTTCTATTGGCTTAATCTCTGAGCAAGGTTATTTACATTGGGATGGTAAACGTCAAGATGCCACTTATTACAGCAAACAACCTGAAAATGGCCCAAGGCTAAACTCTCTATCTGAGCTGTCAGAAGGAAATGTCGAGACTATGATTGTCGATCCTTCAAGAGGTTTTATGCTAGATCAATTGACACTAACGCCAAGTTTATTTGAGAGATTACAAGCAGGTGGTGTCGTTGGTCAGATTATTCTTACCTTACTTGTTATCGGCTTAATTATTGCGATATTTAGAGGAAGTAAACTTGCTCTTGTACAGCAGCAAATCAAAAAACAGTTAAAGACACCCGAAACCCCTACAGATAACCCATTAGGAAGAATTTTATCTGTTTATGATGAAGAAAAGCATCGTAATGTAGAGTCTCTTGAGTTACGACTATTAGAAGCGATAGTCGATGAACAGCAAGGACTTGAAAAAGGACTTTCAATGCTCAAGCTACTTGCAGCACTAGCACCGATGTTAGGTCTATTAGGAACCGTAACAGGTATGATTGAAACTTTCCAAGTGATTACTCAGTTTGGTAATGGTGACCCTAAAGTGATGGCTGGCGGAATATCCATGGCACTTGTTACCACAGTTCTTGGTTTAGTCGCAGCAATGCCCTTACTGTTTGCACACAATATCTTAAGCACTCAAGCTGAAAATGTTCGTAGTATTTTAGAGAAACAAGGTATTGGTTTAGTGGCGATTCAAGCTGAAAAACAACAAGCAAAATCGACTGTAGGAAATGAGATCTAA